A stretch of Bacillota bacterium DNA encodes these proteins:
- a CDS encoding lysophospholipid acyltransferase family protein, giving the protein MWYRLCRGILKVFLFAFYWPDIRGRELVPASGPLILCSNHISWWDPVIIGCLLDKPVHFMAKEELFKGPLGLILPAINAFPVKRGTPDRKAIRRALQVLEEGGILGLFPEGTRSKAMVLRKAEPGAALLGARSNAPLVPVGIRGPYRLGRRVRVRVGFPFHLKDRDYETGSALMMDAIASLLEEGDSTARPRGEAS; this is encoded by the coding sequence ATGTGGTATAGATTGTGCCGCGGCATCCTAAAGGTGTTTCTCTTCGCGTTCTACTGGCCAGATATCCGCGGCCGTGAACTGGTACCCGCCTCGGGGCCGCTAATCCTGTGCTCGAACCACATCAGCTGGTGGGACCCCGTGATAATCGGGTGCCTCTTGGACAAGCCTGTGCACTTCATGGCCAAGGAAGAGCTCTTCAAGGGACCCCTGGGCCTCATCCTCCCGGCCATCAACGCCTTTCCGGTGAAGCGCGGGACACCTGACCGCAAGGCAATACGCAGGGCCCTCCAGGTGCTGGAAGAGGGAGGCATCCTGGGCCTGTTTCCTGAGGGAACCCGGAGCAAGGCCATGGTACTGCGCAAGGCAGAGCCAGGGGCGGCTCTCCTCGGGGCCAGGAGCAACGCGCCCCTTGTCCCCGTGGGTATCCGGGGCCCATACAGGCTGGGGCGCAGGGTCAGGGTAAGGGTGGGCTTTCCCTTCCACCTGAAGGACCGGGACTATGAGACTGGCTCGGCCCTCATGATGGACGCCATCGCTTCCCTCCTGGAGGAGGGCGACAGCACTGCGAGGCCCCGGGGGGAAGCCTCGTGA